Part of the Salmo salar chromosome ssa10, Ssal_v3.1, whole genome shotgun sequence genome is shown below.
atatatatatatagagggagggagagggagagagagagagaaaggggagagaaagtgagagaacaaatacacacgatCTGTGTTTGGAACTATGTCAGTGATGTTGATATGTCTGTGTGTTTACTTGGGTGTTACATGCAACCATACATAATATAGGACAAGTGTAAAGCATGCTTTAACATGATCTGACTGTAATTCATAAATAAGAGAAGGAAAACTCTGCAGTGAGAAAAGGAATAAAAAGAGACGAATGGCATGAATGAAAGAGACAGATGAAATGAATGACGTTCTGTACGGTACTGTATAAGATCTAATGCTTCCGTTCAGTGTATAGACTGTATTATAGACTAACTGTATAACTGACGTGTAAGGGTTGATGGAAGTGGCACATACAGTATAGTGTTAATTGGCAGGCCTGACGTTTTGCCCGTCCATAACTTACTACAGCGATCTATAGGAGCCAGGCCCTCAGTCCCCCAGAGCCTGAAAAGGGATGTTATTGATGCAGCTAATGGTAAACATACAGGAAACACCATCAAGGCAGAAAAAAACATTCAATACAACACCTTAGACCCATTGGACATCAGAGCAACCTTGAGGAAGTCCTATTTGAGTCCGAAAAGGATGTTCATATGATAGGTAAGATATagaaaaccttgcagagagcatatccaactgacaatctcttagaaaaaaatattaACTATTGGAACCACAacttaaaaataactgatattagcacaagatggagggaatgttggaacaAAACTAACGAAATTACAGTTAACGAAAATTGACATTTAATCCattataaactaatgtatagaatttattatacaagagacaaatttcacaaattctacagcacaacggtAAAGTCATGTCtcaagtgtaaaactaacaatgactcaataatccatgccttctgggaatgttatAAAGTCTAGAAGTTATGGGCGGAGTTAGTATGTTGGCTGTCATAAGTATTACAAtctaaatgtacttttaatccgtctgtctgcatatttcaagacatggcatatgagggtgcaGTTAGATACCCTATGGGTTGGATGATACTTGTCTTgtcaatcatcttgaaaaaatGTGTACTTTCCTCCgtcattaacacaatggaaaggtcaaatgctttattatttAAATGTTGAAGGTGCATTGGtgacggagagaaacaaaatagtgcagtttgaggccatgtggcggagagtgatgctggagatgggggtgtgagcatgtgggtctggccaggtgggtctgggcaagaTATAACGCAAAGAAAAAGTCTTACAAAAAATGTAAACATCGTACCAAAAAAATCCTAAATTAACACCTTCAACCTCTCAGTGTAATGGCTCATTTGTTGGACTGACAGATGTGGGGATGCAGGTTGTCACCCAGGTGATCCGATCTTTCAGttgtacagtaacagacagtatctaactctatgtatttatgtatgtcAGGAGGTGTGAGAGAGCCATGcgtcgtggtggtggtggtggcaggggGCTGTGCCAGGGCAGTGAGGcccaaaggagagaggagcacagAGCTCAGGCTCGCCTGCAGGGGGGATTACAGAGACTGGAGCAGGCCACGAGCTACCACCTCAACACACTCACCACAGAACAACGAAGATTACACAGAGACCTGCTCAACATCAGGACCGGTGAGAgagatgcttgtgtgtgtgtgcgtgcgtgtgtgcgcgtgtgtgcgtgcgtgagctGACCAGTATCTGTGTGACCCCAGGTAACCCTTGGAGGAGGAGCCTTCACCCTATGGTGTCGCGACCTGTCAACCCTGACCCCTCCCATCTCTTCATGCCCTGCAGGACTACCCTACCCACAATCCCACGGGCCACCAGAGACCCAAAGAAACACAGGTGAGCTCTTCACATCAGAGATAAATTGGAGGATGGGGATTCGGACTGGCTAATTATGCTAATCAAGGGGACAGATAACGAGACGCTTAAAACCTCACTCTGAGATACACACAAACAGAGCTTTCTGTCACTGTGGGTTTGACTGTCATcctcttgagagagagagaaattagtaTGTGTGCGTTTGAGAGACATTCACAATTATAGCTCATATCCCATATCTATGCATATTCTACTGCTTCAtacccccttctcctctctctaactggtAGGCTGCTGGGCTTTCCCCTCTCTTACTGTTAACTAGTGTATGTGGGTGGTTTACAAACACTGTTCTATACTACTCTACATACAGATTCTGCTTCtccactgatgtgtgtgtgtgtctctgtttttctctgtgcTGTGGCTTGGCAGAGATCCATGCTGGCTCTTTTAACAGACTGATTCTAAACTCATTTTCTTTTATGATGTGCATCCCTCTGCCAACTTCTAGTGGATTTATAGTCCCCTTCCTGGttccatttatttatttctccctcccgctatctctttctctgttgTTCAATGCAGCATTTTACTGAATCCACAAAGCTGGCCccttgtttgtttatgtgtgtgtctgggtaTGATTGTTTTGTTGTCCAAAAACATTTGTTATAGCCAATAAACAGACACTGAGTCACAACATGGTGACACAAGGTGGATACTGatagtttgttgtgtgtgtgcgtgcgtacatgTGTATGCAGTCGTGTGTTGTCTGACTGattatctctatttctctctctctccctctctcgcactctgtctccccccctcatTGTCTCAGGTCAGTGAAAGCTGTGTGTGGGGGAGTGTCTGGTCTGGCTGCACTCCAGGCTCGGGTCCATGACTTCCTCTGCAGCTCTGCAGACCCACAGAGACACGGGGCAGAGAGCTCAGTGGCGCCACTCTGCCTGCCAGACCTCAAACTGCAGCCTGCAGCAGAATTGACCAGCACTGGGCTGAGGGAGAAAGGGGAagcggaagggagggaggggagagctgagagggagagagaagatgtgagggggagagagtggagggcaaCGCgaaagaaggaggaagagaatgggaggacagagagagacagagagaaagaggagtcttatcctctccctcctcccccctccgaCTTCCTCGCTGCTGATGGTCGGCCCAGAACGCTCCACCTCCTGCCTGATTTCAACCAATCGCTGGCCGAGGCTCGTAAAGCTCGCTACATCCGTTACCGAGGTCGACCCCCCTGCGAGAGGGAGCTATCAATCACTGAGATATTTGCCAGGGGCAACACAGGTTCCATCCACAGATTCTGAAAAGAGAGTAACCCTGTAAGACAGAACACATCCTGTGAGTGTGGCTAGTAGTGTGTGACTTTTCTTTTAACCTGGGCCCTCTGCGCATGTGTTAGTCCATTAAGCAAAAGCATTAGTATTTTCTTGGGGAGCTATAGCAAGTCTTCAGGTTtcaggcaaggttactcatcatgCAAGCGTGGTTCACCAAACCACTTCCGTTATATCATGGACACCTCCATAACCATTAGATCCATTCTAACCTACTTTGTTTGGACTACATTGTGTCATACTGAACAGGGCTTTGGTCTCTGATACACCTGTTCTGTGCCAAACTGACAATGCATCTTATTCAGTGTTTCTAttttattaggcaagtcagttaagaacaaattcttatttacaatgacagcctaccagggaacagtggggtaactgccttgtacaggggcagaatgactgatttttaccttggggattcaatccagcaacctttctgttactggcccaatgctctaaccactaggctacctgtcaccctgtGAATGTAGCATTTGAGATCTGCTCAATGTGAATATCTTTTGTGTTAAATCATGTACCTGATTGAAATTCTCAATGTATGTAAAGTATAATGTTTAAAACTGTTGGCTTATGAATCATGATTTATCGTAATAAAATAGAGGCCATGAGGTGGTTGCATCAGTgcctctgtagtgtgtgtgtgaggagaacgCCCCCTGGCGACAGCTATAGATATTGGTTTACATTTATTGCCAATCAATGACCATAAATACTTTTAagaaaatgtaggcctatttagtaTCATGATAGacctatatatataaaaaatgttcTGTGGTATTATTAATCAACTATGAAATCTATTGTTTTAAGCCATGGACAACTCAGGCTTTATGCTTAGTCAGTGTTGTGTCAGTTACCAAGGCGACGAGTGCGTCCAACAATGAAAAGTGAGAAAAAGAAGAAGAGGGTGACCAAACAGGTTGGAGGACAATTTAGGAGGCTCAAAGTTTCAAcgtttattagtcgtatgtacagggtacacatggtatacacagtccaacgaaatgcttacttgcagattCCTTCttcacaatgcaacaacaataagaaataataaaacataaaaatgcaaacggctcagtagaatagaataaagatTTTAGCATCAATTTATAGtccaattta
Proteins encoded:
- the ccdc190 gene encoding uncharacterized protein ccdc190; this encodes MRCERAMRRGGGGGRGLCQGSEAQRREEHRAQARLQGGLQRLEQATSYHLNTLTTEQRRLHRDLLNIRTGNPWRRSLHPMVSRPVNPDPSHLFMPCRTTLPTIPRATRDPKKHRSVKAVCGGVSGLAALQARVHDFLCSSADPQRHGAESSVAPLCLPDLKLQPAAELTSTGLREKGEAEGREGRAEREREDVRGREWRATRKKEEENGRTERDREKEESYPLPPPPSDFLAADGRPRTLHLLPDFNQSLAEARKARYIRYRGRPPCERELSITEIFARGNTGSIHRF